The following proteins are co-located in the Eublepharis macularius isolate TG4126 chromosome 5, MPM_Emac_v1.0, whole genome shotgun sequence genome:
- the CCDC124 gene encoding coiled-coil domain-containing protein 124: MPKKFQGENTKSAAARARKAEAKAAADAKRQKELEDAFWKDEDKHVMRKEQRKEEREKRRLEQLERKKELQRLLEEEDAKLKGKSPKPLVPSKVTRAQIDETLRKDQKENGDVVEKQKSHLEVPLEENINRRVLEEGAVEARTIEDAIAVLSVADDLDRHPERRMKAAFATFEEVNLPRLKQENPNMRLSQLKQLLKKEWMRSPENPMNQRHTAYNSQK, from the exons ATGCCCAAGAAATTTCAGGGGGAGAACACCAAGTCGGCAGCCGCCCGGGCAAGGAAGGCTGAGGCCAAGGCAGCGGCTGATGCCAagcggcagaaggagctggaGGATGCCTTCTGGAAGGATGAAGACAAGCACGTGATGAGGAAGGAGCAGCGGAAG GAGGAGCGTGAGAAGCGCCGCCTGGAACAGCTTGAGCGGAAGAAAGAACTTCAGCGCCTACTGGAAGAGGAGGATGCCAAGCTGAAGGGGAAGTCGCCCAAGCCGCTAGTCCCCAGTAAGGTCACCCGGGCCCAGATCGACGAGACACTCCGGAAAGACCAGAAGGAGAACGGAGATGTTG tggaaaaaCAGAAGAGCCACCTTGAGGTGCCGTTAGAGGAGAACATCAACAGGAGGGTGCTGGAAGAAGGAGCAGTGGAGGCCCGGACCATCGAAGATGCGATTGCTGTGCTCAG tgttGCAGATGATCTGGACCGTCACCCGGAGCGGCGGATGAAAGCCGCTTTCGCCACTTTTGAGGAGGTGAACCTTCCCCGCCTCAAGCAGGAGAACCCCAACATGCGCCTGTCCCAACTCAAGCAGCTGCTGAAGAAGGAATGGATGAGATCTCctgaaaaccccatgaaccagagGCACACTGCCTACAACAGCCAGAAATAA